A portion of the Clostridium gelidum genome contains these proteins:
- a CDS encoding ABC transporter ATP-binding protein, producing MNDIINESSKISIIKRLLKYVKPYKMKVIFVIFLLLIVMACSTLTPYLMKVSIDTFVQEKNIKALLFLGVALILVNVVSMILSRIRTIAMSKITNQILVDIRHSLYTHIQTLSFNFFDNRPVGKIISRVVGDVNALQNLLNNSIVNLIPNIFTIILVVCMMLILNPVLGAVCLITIPLLTFAMFFIEIKSDKKWKVFREHRSSLIGYTHESLSGMKVIQGFSKKYYAKDKFDTHIGKHANGFMNAVYTQDFFWPFLDLFRGLSMVILIISGYILTKQRNLTLGTLMAFFMYIDMLWRPIINLSAFYNAFVTSMSAGERIFDILDTKSDMIDENSNKILPPIKGDIEFDHVTFAYSKGEGAALKDACFKLNAGEKIALVGETGAGKTTITNLISRFYDPTFGSIRIDGADIKEVNIETLRSQMGIMLQDSFLFSTSIKENIRYGKLNATDDEVIQAAKAVNAHEFIEKLEDGYDTNVNERGSRLSLGQRQLIAFARALIANPRILILDEATANIDTETELLVQDGIKKLMKGRTSIVIAHRLSTIRDCDKIFVLSNGKIVEHGTHSELLLTPGYYHNLYSAQYSFLKQDA from the coding sequence TTGAACGATATAATAAATGAATCTTCTAAAATTTCAATAATCAAAAGATTATTAAAATACGTTAAACCCTATAAAATGAAAGTAATATTTGTAATATTCCTGTTACTTATTGTAATGGCTTGTAGTACTTTAACTCCTTATTTAATGAAAGTATCAATTGATACTTTTGTACAAGAAAAAAATATTAAAGCATTATTATTTCTTGGCGTTGCTTTAATACTTGTTAATGTAGTTTCTATGATTTTATCTAGAATTAGAACCATAGCTATGTCTAAAATCACGAATCAAATATTAGTAGACATTAGACACAGTTTATATACTCATATTCAAACTTTAAGTTTTAATTTCTTTGATAATAGACCTGTTGGAAAGATTATTTCTAGAGTTGTTGGCGATGTAAATGCGCTGCAAAATTTATTAAATAATAGTATTGTAAATTTAATTCCAAATATCTTTACTATTATATTGGTTGTATGTATGATGCTTATACTAAATCCTGTTTTAGGAGCAGTTTGCCTTATTACAATACCCCTTTTAACATTTGCTATGTTCTTTATTGAAATTAAATCAGATAAGAAATGGAAAGTTTTTAGAGAACATCGTTCATCACTAATTGGATATACTCATGAATCATTGTCAGGTATGAAAGTAATTCAAGGTTTTAGCAAAAAATATTATGCTAAAGATAAATTTGATACTCATATAGGAAAGCATGCTAATGGCTTTATGAATGCTGTTTATACTCAAGATTTCTTTTGGCCATTTTTGGATTTATTTCGTGGTTTAAGCATGGTTATATTAATTATTTCTGGATATATATTAACTAAACAAAGAAATTTAACTTTAGGCACTTTAATGGCTTTTTTCATGTATATTGACATGCTTTGGAGACCTATAATAAATCTTTCTGCATTTTATAATGCATTTGTTACTAGTATGTCTGCTGGTGAAAGAATCTTTGATATTTTAGATACTAAAAGTGATATGATAGATGAAAATTCCAATAAAATTCTTCCTCCAATTAAAGGAGACATTGAATTTGACCATGTTACCTTTGCCTATTCTAAAGGAGAAGGTGCAGCACTTAAAGATGCATGCTTTAAATTAAATGCTGGAGAAAAAATTGCTTTAGTTGGTGAAACTGGTGCAGGAAAAACCACAATAACTAATTTAATAAGTAGATTTTATGATCCTACTTTTGGCTCTATAAGAATTGATGGAGCTGATATTAAAGAAGTTAATATTGAAACTTTAAGAAGCCAAATGGGAATAATGCTTCAAGATTCATTTTTATTCTCAACTTCAATTAAAGAAAATATACGTTATGGTAAATTAAATGCAACTGATGATGAAGTAATTCAAGCTGCAAAAGCTGTTAATGCACATGAATTTATTGAAAAACTTGAAGACGGTTATGATACAAATGTAAATGAGAGGGGTTCAAGACTTTCTCTTGGACAAAGGCAATTAATAGCTTTTGCAAGAGCATTAATTGCAAATCCTAGAATACTAATATTAGATGAAGCAACAGCAAATATTGATACAGAAACTGAATTATTGGTTCAAGATGGAATAAAAAAACTCATGAAAGGAAGAACTTCTATAGTAATAGCCCATAGGCTTTCAACTATTCGTGATTGTGATAAAATCTTTGTTCTTTCTAATGGTAAGATAGTTGAACATGGTACTCACTCTGAGTTACTTTTAACACCTGGATATTACCATAATTTATATTCCGCTCAATATAGTTTTCTTAAGCAAGATGCATAA
- a CDS encoding ABC transporter ATP-binding protein, with protein MTLFKTYIAKQWKLLIIPIASMIGCICIDSAYPYLQKIFIDNIILGDMENYLFIFLMTIILFALIQGILGYLKEYLFDKFAVIVCKELRQDLYSKFQSFEFSFFDNNNTGELLSRIIEDVDIVWDTLAFGMRVFIEAIILFSVSAIIMFSLNPSLTIICLAVLLPVAYIGTIMDKKFWTVYSQISDQTAEINSIVQQDVSGIRLVKAFAREKHEISKFLKVNQKFFDLNVQQAKIVGTYGPLIEFLTNSAPIIMIVYGGYLCIQGNLSLGSLVAFTSYIFNLSWCVRNLGSLINLLSQNKASMAKIKDILDRKPTIASKENSYNPTVVKGDVVFKNVSFSYNNTEVLHDINLNIPSGSSVAIMGTTGCGKSTLLSLIGRHYDVTKGEVLVDNVNVKDWNLETLRANMSVVFQDTFLFSDTIKNNIDFGSNKSESTLIKAVKDSSAYSFIKEMPDGFDTVIGERGLGLSGGQKQRLALSRAIIRKSPILILDDSTSALDMETEFNVLQNLKNNKRKTTTFIIAHRISGVKDADIILFMKDGRIVEIGKHSNLVNSKGYYYNVYSHQFQDFESLALEAN; from the coding sequence ATGACTTTATTTAAAACTTACATTGCAAAACAATGGAAACTTTTAATTATCCCTATTGCTTCTATGATAGGATGCATTTGTATAGACAGTGCTTATCCTTATCTTCAAAAGATATTTATAGATAACATTATTCTCGGTGATATGGAAAATTATTTATTTATTTTCTTAATGACTATAATCTTATTTGCTTTAATCCAAGGCATACTAGGATATTTGAAGGAATATTTATTCGATAAATTTGCTGTCATTGTTTGCAAAGAATTAAGACAAGATTTATACTCTAAATTTCAATCATTTGAATTTTCATTTTTTGATAATAATAATACTGGAGAATTATTATCAAGAATTATTGAAGATGTTGATATTGTTTGGGATACTTTAGCCTTTGGAATGAGAGTATTCATTGAAGCAATAATACTTTTTTCTGTATCTGCTATTATAATGTTCAGCTTAAATCCATCACTCACAATTATATGTTTAGCTGTACTACTACCTGTAGCTTATATTGGCACAATTATGGACAAGAAGTTCTGGACTGTGTATTCACAAATTAGTGATCAAACTGCAGAAATTAATTCTATAGTCCAACAAGATGTTTCTGGAATTAGACTTGTAAAAGCCTTTGCTCGTGAAAAACATGAAATATCAAAATTTTTAAAAGTAAACCAAAAGTTCTTTGATTTAAATGTACAACAAGCAAAAATTGTTGGTACTTATGGACCTTTAATTGAATTTTTAACAAACAGTGCACCAATTATAATGATAGTGTATGGTGGATATTTATGTATTCAAGGAAACTTGAGTTTAGGCAGTTTAGTTGCTTTTACTAGCTATATATTCAATCTTTCTTGGTGTGTTAGAAATTTAGGATCGCTCATTAACTTACTTTCTCAAAATAAAGCTTCTATGGCTAAAATAAAAGATATACTAGATAGAAAACCAACAATTGCTTCTAAAGAAAATAGTTACAATCCAACTGTTGTTAAAGGGGATGTTGTATTTAAAAATGTAAGTTTTTCTTATAATAATACAGAAGTCTTACATGATATAAATTTAAATATTCCATCAGGTAGTAGTGTTGCTATAATGGGAACTACTGGCTGTGGTAAAAGTACATTACTTTCATTAATTGGAAGACACTACGATGTAACTAAAGGCGAAGTTTTAGTTGATAATGTTAATGTTAAGGATTGGAACTTAGAAACTTTAAGAGCTAATATGTCAGTTGTCTTTCAAGATACGTTCCTGTTTTCAGATACAATAAAAAACAATATTGATTTTGGTAGTAATAAATCAGAAAGCACCTTAATAAAAGCAGTTAAAGACAGCAGCGCTTACTCTTTTATTAAAGAAATGCCTGATGGTTTTGATACTGTTATTGGTGAAAGAGGACTTGGATTATCTGGTGGACAAAAACAAAGACTTGCACTATCAAGAGCAATAATTAGAAAATCACCTATATTAATTCTTGATGACTCAACTTCAGCTCTTGATATGGAAACTGAATTTAACGTACTTCAAAATCTAAAAAATAATAAGAGAAAAACTACAACCTTTATAATTGCACATAGAATATCTGGAGTAAAAGATGCAGATATTATTCTATTTATGAAAGATGGTAGGATTGTAGAAATAGGCAAACATTCGAACTTAGTTAATTCTAAAGGCTACTATTACAATGTTTATTCTCATCAATTCCAAGATTTTGAATCACTTGCATTGGAGGCGAATTAA
- a CDS encoding DMT family transporter — protein sequence MNDKKLFLNLLALITVVIWSATFISSKILLNTFTPLEVMFYRFVIAYFLLLIIHPKFHKIDSLKEELMFLLSGIAGGSLYFLTENSAVKISQVSNVGLIVATAPIITALLAHFFTKNEKLNKNLFLGFVIAISGVILVMFNGSFMLKLNPIGDILALCAAVSWSVYSIITKKLGSKYNPLYLTRKIFFYALLTMIPFLFTSEFNFDISKLLTFEIMSNLLFLGIVASSICYVMWNFTVNKLGVVKTNNYIYLIPAITLILSVTILHEKITLYSGIGALLIFLGVYVSENGLNFNIFSNNRNSIQEKTLGA from the coding sequence ATGAATGACAAAAAACTTTTCTTAAATTTATTAGCTTTAATAACTGTAGTTATTTGGTCAGCAACATTTATTTCTAGCAAAATACTATTAAATACATTTACTCCACTTGAAGTTATGTTTTATAGATTTGTAATAGCATATTTTTTACTGCTTATAATACATCCAAAATTTCATAAGATAGATTCATTAAAAGAAGAACTCATGTTTTTGCTATCAGGAATAGCCGGTGGATCACTATACTTTTTAACTGAAAACTCTGCTGTGAAAATTTCACAAGTTTCAAATGTAGGATTAATAGTTGCAACAGCGCCAATTATTACAGCACTTCTTGCGCACTTTTTTACTAAGAATGAAAAACTTAATAAAAATCTATTTTTAGGATTTGTAATTGCAATTTCAGGAGTTATTTTAGTTATGTTCAATGGTAGCTTTATGTTAAAGCTAAACCCAATAGGTGATATTCTTGCTTTATGTGCTGCTGTATCTTGGTCTGTTTATTCAATAATAACTAAGAAATTGGGTAGCAAATATAATCCCTTATATTTAACAAGAAAAATATTTTTCTACGCTTTACTTACCATGATTCCATTTTTATTTACGTCAGAATTTAATTTTGATATATCTAAACTCTTAACCTTTGAAATAATGTCTAACCTATTATTTTTAGGGATTGTAGCTTCTAGCATTTGTTATGTTATGTGGAATTTCACTGTAAATAAATTAGGAGTCGTAAAAACTAATAACTATATTTATCTTATTCCCGCAATTACTTTAATACTTTCTGTAACAATACTTCATGAAAAAATTACACTCTATTCCGGAATCGGAGCATTATTAATATTTCTTGGAGTTTATGTTTCAGAAAATGGACTTAATTTTAATATTTTTTCAAACAATAGGAATTCTATTCAAGAAAAGACTTTAGGCGCATGA
- a CDS encoding Cof-type HAD-IIB family hydrolase yields MNKKFDGYVIVSDLDGTLLDNNKNISKENLEAINYFTQNGGKFSVATGRVVEATEEYLLKIEVNLPIIVYNGGVIYDHNNKKILSEKFVDDNQKQIALRIKEDDENIGIEIYANRKLYILRDSGNSIRSATQMLDIIYDITEDVFSMNWHKILVVGKSDVIDGIEKTFEDKYNIKGTRSGKTSFELLPANESKGQALKSIIEMYNLDQSKVICVGDNMNDVELLQEAAFSFCPKNGSEELKKYADFIAPSNEEHVIKHIVMWVEDKLS; encoded by the coding sequence ATGAATAAGAAATTTGATGGATATGTTATAGTATCTGATTTAGATGGAACTTTATTGGATAATAATAAAAATATTTCAAAAGAAAATCTGGAAGCTATAAATTATTTTACACAAAATGGAGGAAAATTTTCAGTAGCTACGGGAAGAGTTGTAGAAGCTACTGAAGAATATCTTTTAAAAATAGAAGTTAATCTCCCAATAATAGTGTACAATGGTGGCGTTATATATGATCATAATAATAAAAAAATACTAAGTGAAAAATTTGTAGATGATAATCAAAAGCAAATTGCGCTTAGGATTAAAGAAGATGATGAGAATATAGGAATTGAGATATATGCAAACAGAAAACTGTATATTCTTAGAGATTCAGGGAACTCAATTAGATCTGCAACACAAATGCTTGATATAATATATGATATTACAGAAGATGTTTTTTCAATGAATTGGCATAAAATATTAGTGGTTGGGAAAAGTGACGTTATAGATGGCATAGAGAAAACATTTGAAGATAAATATAATATAAAAGGAACTAGAAGTGGAAAAACATCATTTGAATTATTACCAGCAAATGAATCTAAAGGACAAGCGCTAAAAAGTATAATAGAAATGTATAATTTAGATCAGAGCAAAGTTATATGTGTTGGAGATAATATGAATGATGTAGAGTTATTACAAGAAGCTGCCTTTTCTTTTTGTCCTAAAAATGGTTCGGAAGAATTAAAGAAATATGCTGATTTTATAGCTCCAAGCAATGAAGAACATGTGATAAAACATATAGTTATGTGGGTTGAAGATAAATTAAGTTAA
- a CDS encoding DEAD/DEAH box helicase, giving the protein MNNSFTDLNVNSNIIEGLLKQGITVPTPIQASSILPALENKDIIGEAFTGSGKTLAYLIPMFHKIDTSKREMQGMILAPTHELAIQIEDQIKLLAENSGVPVTSMSIIGEVNINNQIKKLKDNKPHIIVGTTGRILDLIKKKKIAAHTIKTIVIDEGDNLLDPKRADTVKDIIKTTMKDRQLMVFSASIKLETLATATDLMKEPVVIKSEDKPTINPNIEHMFVVCDRRDKFETLRKIIVAVKPEKAIIFVNDNEDIELTTVKLNYHSKDCFAMNGKISKEDRKLAIESFRHGKIKILVSSDITARGLDVEGITHVFHLDLPLKLNEYLHRSGRTARGDAHGTSICITTIKQLNIIKQYERAFTVKFTEKKVFGGILEDSHYASDAKQDKAKSKSYDSKTNN; this is encoded by the coding sequence ATGAATAATTCTTTTACTGATTTAAACGTAAATTCAAATATAATAGAGGGGCTTTTAAAGCAAGGCATTACCGTTCCAACTCCAATTCAAGCTTCATCTATTTTACCAGCTCTTGAAAACAAAGATATAATTGGAGAAGCTTTTACTGGAAGTGGTAAAACTTTAGCTTATCTTATCCCTATGTTTCATAAAATAGATACTTCAAAAAGAGAAATGCAAGGAATGATTTTAGCACCAACCCATGAGCTTGCTATACAAATAGAAGATCAAATTAAGCTTCTTGCTGAAAATTCTGGTGTTCCTGTAACCTCTATGTCAATTATTGGAGAGGTAAATATAAATAATCAAATTAAAAAACTCAAGGATAATAAACCACATATAATTGTAGGGACAACAGGTAGAATTCTTGATCTTATCAAAAAGAAAAAGATAGCTGCTCATACTATAAAAACAATTGTTATAGATGAAGGTGATAACTTATTAGATCCTAAGAGAGCAGATACCGTTAAAGATATTATAAAAACTACTATGAAAGATAGACAGCTTATGGTCTTTTCAGCTTCTATAAAACTTGAAACCCTTGCGACTGCTACGGATTTAATGAAAGAACCTGTAGTTATAAAGTCTGAAGATAAACCAACTATAAACCCTAACATCGAGCATATGTTTGTAGTGTGTGATAGACGTGATAAATTTGAAACTCTAAGAAAAATTATTGTAGCTGTGAAACCAGAAAAAGCAATTATTTTTGTTAATGATAATGAAGATATTGAATTAACTACTGTAAAACTTAATTATCATAGTAAAGATTGTTTTGCTATGAACGGAAAAATTTCTAAAGAAGATAGAAAACTTGCCATTGAAAGCTTTAGACATGGAAAAATTAAAATATTAGTTTCATCAGACATTACCGCTAGAGGACTTGATGTTGAAGGTATAACTCATGTATTCCATCTAGACTTACCACTGAAATTAAATGAATATTTACATAGATCTGGAAGAACTGCTAGAGGGGATGCACATGGCACATCCATATGTATAACTACAATTAAGCAACTTAATATAATAAAGCAATATGAAAGGGCATTTACTGTAAAATTCACTGAAAAGAAAGTATTTGGTGGTATTTTAGAAGATAGTCACTATGCTTCTGACGCAAAACAAGATAAAGCTAAAAGTAAATCTTATGATAGCAAAACAAATAATTGA
- a CDS encoding DUF5680 domain-containing protein, translated as MSFPENLQRLRKANKLSQEKLAEIMNISRQAIAKWESAQSYPDINKLITLSNLFKISIDDLVKDNEKNLCELKGKVDINGGFILDKKVIDFMIRAKRATYAGKGADVISSRPNSHDLEHIEGNLKYYDTYLGGEKFAGEEALWKDNIPFWSMNYIGRVLDEGFLGDFLKEALALVPKEYPYRGPLEHENGEYKYICTVEGDFTWYSGHEEIYKNDVKVYECNFHGGLIK; from the coding sequence ATGAGTTTTCCGGAAAATTTGCAAAGACTAAGAAAAGCAAATAAATTATCTCAAGAAAAATTAGCAGAAATAATGAATATTTCTAGGCAAGCTATTGCTAAATGGGAATCTGCACAATCATATCCGGATATTAATAAGCTAATAACTTTAAGCAATTTATTTAAAATTAGCATTGATGATTTAGTTAAGGATAATGAAAAAAATCTATGTGAACTAAAAGGAAAAGTTGATATAAATGGAGGGTTTATTTTGGATAAAAAAGTAATAGATTTTATGATTAGAGCAAAGAGAGCAACTTATGCTGGAAAAGGTGCAGACGTGATTTCAAGTAGACCTAATTCTCATGATTTAGAACACATTGAAGGAAATTTAAAATATTATGACACATATTTAGGTGGAGAGAAGTTTGCAGGAGAAGAGGCTTTATGGAAAGATAACATTCCTTTTTGGTCAATGAATTATATAGGACGAGTTCTTGATGAAGGATTTTTAGGAGATTTCTTAAAAGAAGCATTAGCTTTAGTCCCAAAAGAATATCCATATCGCGGGCCTCTTGAACATGAGAATGGAGAGTACAAATATATCTGTACTGTAGAGGGCGACTTTACATGGTATAGTGGTCATGAAGAAATTTATAAAAATGATGTAAAAGTCTATGAGTGTAATTTTCATGGAGGATTAATAAAATAA
- a CDS encoding DEAD/DEAH box helicase, translating to MNSEFSKFKIGEELLKSIEGLGYKTPSEVQEKVIPEILKNNDVIVKSQTGSGKTAAFGIPLCEKIDWEENSPQVLVLTPTRELAVQVSEDISNIGRFKRIKAIAVFGKEPITDQIRKLKQKTHIVVGTPGRVFDHIDKGSLDLSKIKYFVIDEADEMLNMGFIDQVEDIIKKLPRKKVTMLFSATMPDEIKNLSKKHMNKPVDITIESQKLITDNIEHTLYYVNYEKKLENLNSILIHEKPETAIIFARTQENVDKVFEFLKTKRYSVNKIHGGMLQKERLSTMESYRRGDFRLLVATDVASRGIDIEGITHVINYELPVEKEAYVHRIGRCGRAGAKGKAITFCVKEKDNLLSQIEELIGFKLPVCYIPGKEQIEEEREESTELLQSKPKKKTEKAKIINTNITKIYLNGGKKKKLRAGDIVGAICNIEGLSADDIGIIDIQDSVSYVDILNGKGKKVVDELKNMTIKGKKITIEKAYK from the coding sequence ATGAATAGTGAATTTAGTAAATTTAAAATAGGAGAGGAACTTTTGAAGTCCATAGAAGGTCTTGGATATAAGACTCCTTCAGAAGTTCAAGAAAAGGTAATACCAGAGATTCTTAAAAATAATGATGTTATAGTTAAGTCACAAACAGGAAGCGGAAAGACAGCAGCCTTTGGTATTCCTTTATGTGAAAAAATAGATTGGGAAGAAAATAGTCCTCAAGTATTAGTTTTGACACCAACAAGAGAACTTGCAGTTCAAGTAAGTGAAGATATATCTAATATAGGAAGATTTAAAAGAATTAAAGCTATTGCAGTTTTTGGTAAAGAGCCAATAACAGATCAAATAAGAAAATTGAAACAAAAGACTCATATAGTAGTTGGAACTCCAGGAAGAGTTTTTGATCACATTGATAAAGGAAGCCTTGATCTATCAAAAATAAAATATTTTGTTATAGATGAAGCTGATGAAATGCTTAATATGGGATTTATAGATCAAGTTGAAGATATAATTAAGAAACTTCCAAGGAAAAAGGTTACTATGCTATTTTCAGCAACAATGCCAGATGAAATTAAAAATTTATCCAAGAAGCATATGAATAAACCAGTAGATATTACTATTGAAAGTCAAAAACTCATTACAGATAATATAGAACACACTTTATATTATGTGAATTATGAAAAAAAGTTAGAAAACTTAAATAGTATATTAATACATGAAAAACCTGAAACTGCTATTATATTTGCTAGAACTCAAGAAAATGTAGATAAAGTATTTGAATTTTTAAAGACAAAAAGATATTCGGTTAATAAAATTCATGGTGGAATGCTTCAAAAAGAAAGACTTAGCACTATGGAAAGCTATAGACGTGGAGATTTTAGATTGCTTGTTGCAACAGATGTAGCTTCAAGAGGAATTGATATTGAAGGTATAACTCATGTAATAAATTATGAGCTTCCAGTAGAAAAAGAAGCTTATGTACATAGAATAGGAAGATGCGGACGTGCAGGCGCAAAGGGGAAAGCTATAACTTTTTGTGTTAAGGAGAAAGACAATCTTTTAAGTCAAATTGAAGAACTTATAGGTTTTAAACTTCCAGTTTGTTATATTCCAGGTAAAGAGCAAATAGAAGAAGAAAGAGAAGAAAGCACTGAATTACTTCAAAGTAAACCTAAGAAAAAAACAGAAAAAGCTAAAATTATAAATACTAACATAACTAAAATTTATTTAAATGGCGGAAAGAAAAAGAAACTCCGAGCTGGAGATATAGTGGGAGCTATCTGTAATATAGAAGGATTAAGTGCAGATGATATTGGAATAATTGATATACAAGATTCAGTATCTTATGTAGATATATTAAATGGAAAAGGAAAAAAAGTTGTAGATGAATTAAAAAATATGACTATAAAAGGTAAGAAAATAACTATAGAAAAAGCATATAAATAA
- a CDS encoding methionyl aminopeptidase: MFSDRNAKCWCGSGLKYKRCHLEFDQKIESCKLKGHIVPSRDLIKNQKDIEGIKKSGLINNGVLDLVASKIKAGMSTLEIDKLVYDYTTEHGAIPAPLNFEGFPRSVCTSINNQVCHGIPEEGAILEDGDIVNVDVSTILDGYYSDASRMFMIGQVSEEAEKLVKVARECMVKGIEAIKPWGFLGDIGAACGEHAHKNGYTIVRVLGGHGVGNQFHEDPFVPHIGEKGTGMLLVPGMVLTVEPMVNEGVYDVFVDEENDWTIYTEDDKLSAQWEHTVLITETGVEILAK, encoded by the coding sequence ATGTTTTCAGATAGAAATGCAAAATGTTGGTGTGGCAGTGGATTAAAGTATAAAAGATGCCACTTAGAATTTGATCAAAAAATAGAAAGTTGCAAACTTAAGGGACATATTGTTCCATCAAGAGATCTTATAAAAAACCAAAAAGATATAGAAGGAATAAAAAAAAGTGGATTAATTAATAACGGAGTACTAGATTTAGTTGCAAGTAAAATTAAAGCTGGTATGAGTACATTAGAAATAGATAAATTAGTATATGATTATACTACAGAACATGGAGCAATTCCGGCGCCGTTAAATTTTGAAGGTTTCCCAAGGAGTGTATGTACATCAATTAATAATCAAGTTTGTCATGGGATACCTGAGGAAGGTGCTATTTTAGAAGATGGAGATATTGTAAATGTAGATGTTTCTACAATTTTAGATGGATATTATTCTGATGCATCTAGAATGTTTATGATAGGACAGGTTAGTGAAGAAGCTGAAAAGCTAGTAAAAGTAGCTAGAGAATGTATGGTAAAGGGAATCGAAGCTATAAAGCCATGGGGATTCCTAGGAGACATAGGAGCAGCTTGCGGCGAACATGCTCATAAAAATGGATATACAATAGTTAGAGTACTTGGCGGTCATGGGGTTGGAAATCAATTTCATGAAGATCCATTTGTGCCACATATAGGTGAAAAAGGAACAGGAATGCTACTTGTCCCAGGAATGGTTCTTACTGTAGAACCAATGGTAAATGAAGGTGTTTATGACGTGTTTGTTGATGAGGAAAATGACTGGACTATATATACAGAAGATGATAAGTTATCAGCTCAATGGGAGCATACAGTATTGATAACTGAAACTGGTGTTGAAATCTTAGCCAAATAA